Proteins encoded within one genomic window of Ideonella dechloratans:
- the coq7 gene encoding 2-polyprenyl-3-methyl-6-methoxy-1,4-benzoquinone monooxygenase, whose amino-acid sequence MKLTIDDWISAADNMLRTVSGGSQARRASPARGLPDAPLTAEARQVSGALMRVNHVGEVCAQALYEAQALGTRNAGQRDHLRQAAQDEVDHLAWTARRLDELGAHRSWLNPLWYAGAFALGSLAARAGDRWSLGFVIETERQVEAHLAEHLSRLPEEDTASRAIVAQMKDDEVRHAESAQAAGGHELPWPVRQAMRLAAKIMTSTAHHI is encoded by the coding sequence ATGAAACTGACGATAGACGACTGGATCAGTGCAGCAGACAACATGTTGCGCACAGTTTCGGGCGGTTCGCAGGCGCGCCGGGCCAGCCCGGCGCGCGGGCTGCCCGACGCGCCGCTCACCGCCGAGGCCCGGCAGGTCTCGGGCGCGCTGATGCGGGTCAACCATGTGGGTGAGGTCTGCGCCCAGGCCCTCTACGAGGCCCAGGCGCTGGGTACCCGGAACGCCGGACAGCGGGACCATCTGCGGCAGGCCGCCCAGGACGAGGTCGATCATCTGGCCTGGACGGCGCGCCGCCTGGACGAGTTGGGCGCGCACCGCAGCTGGCTCAATCCGCTCTGGTACGCCGGGGCCTTTGCCCTGGGCAGTCTGGCGGCCCGGGCCGGCGACCGCTGGAGCCTCGGTTTCGTGATCGAAACCGAGCGCCAGGTGGAGGCCCACCTGGCCGAGCACCTGTCACGCCTGCCGGAGGAAGACACCGCCTCGCGGGCCATCGTCGCCCAGATGAAGGACGACGAGGTCCGGCACGCCGAGTCCGCCCAGGCCGCCGGCGGTCATGAACTGCCCTGGCCCGTGCGTCAGGCCATGCGCCTGGCGGCCAAGATCATGACCTCCACCGCGCACCACATCTGA
- a CDS encoding porin: MKKSLLALAVLGAFAGAASAQSSVTLYGKVDLAFSKATGTKDKQIADNNASRIGLKGSEDLGNGLSAFFKLESQLAADMGTTTVAKDGSSTFWNRWSSVGLAHSKYGSLQLGHMENGAWDTQTAFDPWGGDTVAQLRDVGATLYNDATGKVTANRRLDNSVRYDLSMNGFKLAASYAEKLGGKSNPFAIGGNYTMGPLMVGLAYEKIAKATTGQSDDRIVSGGASYDFGVAKLMASYSDGRTVADDKVKGFIVGATAPYGAFKFKVGYSQSKTELAAGGNGTFKKAAVGGEYNLSKRTKLYADYAHISGDLTTAQDDNKNAYDFGLSHAF, encoded by the coding sequence ATGAAAAAATCCCTCCTCGCTCTGGCCGTTCTGGGCGCTTTCGCTGGTGCTGCTTCCGCCCAGTCGTCCGTGACGCTGTACGGCAAGGTCGACCTGGCCTTCTCGAAGGCCACCGGCACGAAGGACAAGCAGATCGCTGACAACAACGCCAGCCGCATCGGCCTGAAGGGCTCGGAAGATCTGGGCAACGGTCTGTCCGCCTTCTTCAAGCTGGAAAGCCAGCTGGCTGCCGATATGGGCACCACCACCGTCGCCAAGGATGGTTCCAGCACTTTCTGGAACCGTTGGTCGTCGGTGGGCCTGGCTCACAGCAAGTACGGCTCGCTGCAACTGGGTCACATGGAAAACGGCGCTTGGGACACCCAGACCGCCTTCGATCCGTGGGGTGGCGACACCGTGGCCCAGCTGCGTGACGTCGGCGCGACCCTGTACAACGACGCGACCGGCAAGGTGACCGCCAACCGTCGTCTGGACAACTCGGTCCGCTACGACCTGTCGATGAACGGCTTCAAGCTGGCCGCCAGCTACGCCGAGAAGCTGGGTGGCAAGAGCAACCCCTTCGCCATCGGTGGCAACTACACGATGGGCCCCCTGATGGTCGGTCTGGCCTACGAGAAGATCGCCAAGGCGACCACTGGTCAATCGGATGACCGCATCGTCTCCGGCGGCGCTTCTTACGACTTCGGCGTGGCCAAGCTGATGGCCAGCTACTCCGATGGTCGCACTGTCGCCGACGACAAGGTCAAGGGCTTCATCGTGGGCGCCACCGCCCCGTACGGCGCCTTCAAGTTCAAGGTTGGTTACTCCCAATCGAAGACCGAGCTGGCTGCTGGCGGCAACGGCACCTTCAAGAAGGCTGCCGTGGGTGGCGAGTACAACCTGTCCAAGCGCACCAAGCTGTACGCCGACTACGCTCACATCAGCGGCGATCTGACCACCGCTCAGGACGACAACAAGAACGCCTACGACTTCGGTCTGTCGCACGCTTTCTGA
- the cyaY gene encoding iron donor protein CyaY: MTASSLSDSEYHQQTASLLAVIEAQMDRWLEQDVVDIDTHRTGGLLELAMPDGSKIVINTQPPLHEIWLAARAGGYHFRYEAGRWVDTRDGQEFFACLSHHLSLQAGRSLVVAPDVS; encoded by the coding sequence ATGACAGCCTCTTCTCTTTCGGATTCCGAGTATCACCAACAGACCGCGTCACTGCTGGCGGTCATCGAGGCCCAGATGGACCGGTGGCTTGAGCAGGACGTGGTGGATATCGATACCCACCGCACGGGGGGATTGCTGGAGTTGGCGATGCCCGATGGAAGCAAGATTGTGATCAACACCCAGCCGCCGCTGCATGAAATCTGGCTGGCGGCGCGGGCGGGCGGCTACCACTTCCGCTACGAAGCTGGTCGCTGGGTGGATACGCGCGATGGCCAGGAGTTCTTTGCCTGCCTGTCCCACCACCTGAGCCTGCAGGCGGGGCGCTCCCTGGTGGTGGCGCCCGACGTGTCCTGA
- a CDS encoding penicillin-binding protein 1A — MTEPEQTPPKKAAPLSLGPRLAWMLGRSLLWLLGLTFALVATVALCGGIALAVAYPALPELNAITDYQPKLPLRVYSADGVLMGEFGDERRHFTPIAQIPKVMRDAVLAIEDARFYQHSGVDYLGVLRAGVAQFGAAGSQGASTITMQVARNFYLSTEKTLTRKLYEVLLALKIESQLSKDQILEIYMNQIYLGQRAHGFAAASEIYFGKPLQNLTVAEAAMLAGLPKAPSAYNPIANPKRATIRQRYIIDRMLENGFITAQQRDEALAQKLVYRAPNDIPVHGEYVAELARQMIFAEYGPDTYTRGLQVQLTVRSDEQNVAYRALRKGLMDYEQRQHYRGPESYVDLPADPKEIDARVAEALADHPDNDELKAAVVLEAAPRKVVVALQSGEVLTVTGDGLKPVQSGLSDKADPKIQIRRGAIVRVLQDAKGTWTLTQQPEVEGAFVSMDPHTGAIHALVGGFDFNKNKFNHVTQAWRQPGSSFKPFIYSAALEKGFGPATVVNDAPLFFDAGTTGSQPWEPKNYDGTFDGPMTLRRALAKSKNMVSIRVLQAIGVPYARDWITRFGFEKEKHDPYLTMALGAGSVTPMQMVIAYSVFANGGYRVDPVLIAKVTDARGHVLHETRLSSPSEDLRVIEPRNAFMIDSLLQEVARSGTAAKAQATLKRPDLFGKTGTTNDSMDAWFAGFQPSLAAVVWIGYDTPRKLGSRETGGGLALPVWIQYMSTAIKNTPVSEYTPPAGVVNVNGEWYYDEFANGQGVSALTGDEHLPATPTPDEKKGILDLFR, encoded by the coding sequence ATGACTGAGCCTGAACAAACTCCCCCCAAAAAAGCCGCCCCTTTGTCCCTGGGTCCACGCCTGGCCTGGATGCTCGGCCGCAGTCTGTTGTGGCTGCTGGGCCTGACCTTCGCGCTGGTGGCCACGGTGGCGCTGTGCGGCGGCATTGCGCTCGCCGTCGCCTACCCTGCCCTGCCCGAACTGAATGCCATCACCGACTACCAGCCCAAGCTCCCGCTGCGGGTGTATTCCGCCGATGGCGTGCTGATGGGCGAGTTCGGTGACGAGCGACGCCACTTCACCCCCATCGCACAGATTCCGAAGGTCATGCGCGACGCGGTGCTGGCCATTGAAGATGCTCGTTTCTACCAACACAGCGGGGTCGACTACCTGGGTGTTCTGCGGGCCGGCGTGGCGCAATTCGGCGCCGCCGGCAGTCAAGGCGCATCCACCATCACCATGCAGGTGGCGCGCAACTTCTACCTTTCCACTGAAAAGACGCTGACGCGAAAGCTGTACGAAGTCCTGCTGGCCCTGAAGATCGAGAGCCAACTCAGCAAGGATCAGATCCTCGAGATCTACATGAATCAGATTTATCTGGGGCAGCGCGCGCATGGCTTCGCCGCCGCCAGTGAGATCTATTTCGGCAAGCCGCTGCAAAACCTGACGGTGGCCGAGGCCGCCATGCTGGCCGGCTTGCCCAAGGCCCCTTCGGCCTACAACCCCATCGCGAATCCCAAGCGCGCCACCATCCGGCAGCGCTACATCATCGACCGCATGCTGGAAAACGGCTTCATCACCGCGCAACAGCGCGACGAGGCCCTTGCGCAGAAACTGGTCTACAGGGCGCCCAACGACATCCCCGTACATGGCGAGTACGTGGCCGAGTTGGCCCGGCAGATGATCTTTGCCGAATATGGCCCGGACACCTACACCCGTGGTCTGCAGGTCCAACTGACCGTGCGATCCGATGAGCAGAACGTCGCCTACCGCGCCCTGCGCAAAGGCCTGATGGACTACGAGCAGCGCCAGCACTACCGCGGCCCGGAGTCCTATGTGGATCTGCCCGCCGACCCGAAGGAGATCGATGCCCGCGTCGCCGAGGCCTTGGCCGACCACCCCGACAACGACGAACTGAAGGCCGCCGTCGTCCTGGAAGCCGCCCCTCGCAAGGTGGTGGTCGCCCTCCAGTCCGGTGAGGTGCTCACCGTCACCGGCGATGGCCTCAAGCCCGTGCAGTCCGGCCTGTCGGACAAGGCCGACCCCAAGATCCAGATCCGGCGCGGCGCCATCGTGCGTGTCCTGCAGGATGCCAAAGGCACCTGGACCTTGACCCAGCAGCCGGAAGTCGAGGGCGCATTCGTGTCGATGGATCCGCACACCGGCGCCATTCACGCCCTGGTGGGCGGCTTCGACTTCAACAAGAACAAGTTCAACCACGTCACCCAGGCGTGGCGCCAGCCGGGCTCCAGCTTCAAGCCCTTCATCTACTCGGCCGCGCTGGAAAAGGGCTTCGGACCGGCCACGGTGGTCAATGACGCCCCTCTCTTCTTCGATGCCGGAACCACCGGCAGTCAACCCTGGGAGCCCAAGAATTACGACGGCACCTTCGACGGACCGATGACCCTTCGCCGGGCCCTGGCCAAGTCGAAGAACATGGTGTCCATCCGCGTGCTGCAGGCCATCGGCGTGCCTTACGCGCGCGACTGGATCACACGCTTTGGCTTCGAGAAGGAAAAGCACGATCCCTACCTCACGATGGCTCTGGGGGCGGGATCGGTCACCCCGATGCAGATGGTCATCGCCTACAGCGTGTTTGCCAACGGCGGCTACCGGGTGGACCCTGTGCTGATCGCCAAGGTCACCGACGCCCGTGGTCACGTGCTGCATGAGACTCGTTTGAGCTCCCCCAGCGAGGACCTGAGGGTGATCGAGCCCCGAAACGCCTTCATGATCGACAGCCTGCTGCAGGAGGTGGCCCGCTCCGGCACGGCGGCCAAGGCCCAGGCCACCCTGAAGCGGCCGGACCTGTTCGGCAAGACCGGCACGACCAATGACTCGATGGACGCGTGGTTCGCCGGTTTCCAGCCCAGCCTGGCTGCCGTCGTCTGGATCGGCTACGACACGCCACGCAAGCTCGGTTCACGCGAGACCGGCGGCGGCCTCGCCCTGCCGGTGTGGATCCAGTACATGAGCACCGCCATCAAGAACACGCCGGTGAGCGAATACACGCCACCCGCCGGCGTGGTCAACGTGAATGGCGAGTGGTATTACGACGAGTTCGCGAATGGCCAGGGTGTGAGCGCCTTGACTGGCGATGAACACCTGCCGGCCACTCCCACCCCGGACGAGAAGAAGGGGATCCTGGACCTCTTCCGCTGA
- a CDS encoding pilus assembly protein PilM has product MMGLDVSTSSVKLVELGQTASGDLVLERLASEPFEKGWIVDGQIEKFDEVADAVRRVVARSGSRNRQVVMAMPAASVITKRIVLPAGLREEEMEVQVEAEAHQYIPFSLDEVSLDFCVIGPNANSAGDVDVLIAASRKDRVQDRQGLAEAAGLVPVVLDIESHASRLAISRIIGSLPDKGKDALVALFELGADTTSLKVLRDEELLYDRDQSFGGSQLTQLISRQYGFSYEEAEQKKLSGDLPDDYGPTLLTPFVDSLAHEIGRALQYFFTSTPHHKVHQVMLAGGTAAMPGLSDRVKEVTGFNCRVVNPFEGMKLGPAVREAKLKREAPSYLTACGLAMRRFVQ; this is encoded by the coding sequence ATGATGGGTCTGGACGTCAGCACTTCCAGCGTGAAGCTGGTGGAGTTGGGTCAGACCGCATCCGGGGACTTGGTGCTCGAGCGGCTGGCCAGCGAGCCCTTTGAGAAGGGCTGGATCGTGGATGGCCAGATCGAGAAGTTCGATGAAGTCGCCGATGCGGTGCGTCGGGTGGTGGCGCGCAGCGGAAGCCGCAATCGGCAAGTGGTCATGGCCATGCCGGCCGCGTCGGTCATCACGAAGCGAATCGTGCTGCCCGCCGGCTTGAGGGAGGAGGAGATGGAGGTGCAGGTGGAGGCCGAGGCCCATCAGTACATCCCGTTCTCCCTGGATGAGGTGAGCCTCGACTTCTGTGTCATCGGCCCGAACGCGAATTCCGCTGGCGATGTCGATGTCCTGATCGCGGCCTCCCGCAAGGACCGTGTCCAGGATCGGCAGGGCTTGGCCGAGGCGGCGGGGCTGGTGCCGGTGGTTCTGGACATCGAGTCGCACGCGTCCCGCCTGGCGATCAGTCGGATCATCGGTTCGCTGCCGGACAAGGGCAAGGACGCATTGGTGGCCTTGTTCGAGCTTGGTGCCGACACGACCAGCCTGAAGGTGCTGCGCGACGAAGAATTGCTCTACGACCGTGACCAGTCCTTCGGGGGCTCTCAGTTGACGCAGCTGATTTCGCGGCAATACGGGTTCTCCTACGAGGAGGCCGAGCAGAAGAAGCTCAGTGGTGATCTGCCGGACGATTACGGGCCGACATTGCTCACCCCGTTTGTCGACAGCCTCGCACACGAGATCGGTCGCGCCTTGCAGTATTTCTTCACCAGCACGCCTCACCACAAGGTGCACCAGGTGATGCTGGCGGGTGGCACGGCCGCCATGCCGGGGCTGAGTGATCGGGTGAAGGAGGTCACCGGCTTCAACTGCCGAGTGGTCAACCCCTTCGAAGGGATGAAGTTGGGACCGGCGGTGCGTGAAGCCAAGCTAAAGCGCGAGGCACCCTCCTATCTGACGGCCTGTGGCCTCGCGATGCGGAGGTTCGTGCAGTGA
- a CDS encoding PilN domain-containing protein, with amino-acid sequence MILINLLPHREAKRQARKRAFFSTLGLAALIGAGVLMLWYGLLQQMISTQEGRNAFLKAEIAQLDIKIKDIADLKAEIEALKARQNAVENLQTDRNVPVYLLNELVKQTPEGVYLTTVRQLGTVVTLTGKAETNERVSEFLRNTLYNSPWLERPELVEIKAAANPPGRAANPRRLFDFSMKVYIKQPAAAADAASKPAAGKPAGKQAPKSAAS; translated from the coding sequence GTGATTCTCATCAACTTGCTGCCTCACCGCGAGGCAAAGAGGCAAGCCCGCAAGCGAGCCTTCTTCTCGACCTTGGGTCTGGCTGCACTGATCGGTGCGGGCGTGCTGATGCTGTGGTACGGCCTGCTCCAGCAGATGATTTCGACGCAGGAAGGGCGCAACGCCTTTCTGAAGGCCGAGATTGCGCAGCTCGACATCAAGATCAAGGACATCGCCGACCTGAAAGCGGAGATCGAAGCGCTCAAGGCACGGCAAAACGCGGTCGAAAACCTCCAGACGGATCGGAATGTGCCGGTCTATCTGTTGAACGAACTGGTGAAGCAGACCCCCGAGGGGGTCTATCTGACGACGGTTCGGCAATTGGGGACGGTCGTGACGCTGACGGGTAAGGCTGAGACCAACGAACGGGTGTCCGAGTTCCTTCGGAACACCTTGTACAACTCGCCCTGGCTTGAGCGGCCTGAACTCGTGGAGATCAAGGCCGCGGCCAATCCTCCAGGGCGCGCGGCGAACCCTCGCAGGCTCTTCGATTTCTCCATGAAGGTCTACATCAAGCAGCCTGCCGCTGCCGCGGATGCGGCCAGCAAGCCTGCCGCCGGCAAGCCCGCTGGCAAGCAAGCGCCCAAGTCGGCTGCGTCGTGA
- a CDS encoding type IV pilus inner membrane component PilO, giving the protein MATKGKKIDIDLAAVFKTATAQFQGLDPKEPGQWPVLPKVVVWVLAAVLVVLLGWVALLSDEADRLQAERDKEPKLKAEYSQKLAQAVNLGELRKQKEQVQEYVTQLEKQLPGKAEMDALLSDINQAGIGRGLQIDLFRPGQVAVKDYYAELPIAIKVSGRYHDIGAFAGDIANLSRIVTLHDLTIAPPGKDKDGGSGNLVMEATARTYRYLDPAEVAEVRRAAEAKKTGAKKGKK; this is encoded by the coding sequence ATGGCGACAAAAGGCAAAAAGATCGACATCGACCTAGCGGCAGTCTTCAAGACGGCGACGGCGCAGTTCCAGGGTCTGGATCCCAAGGAACCGGGGCAGTGGCCCGTCCTGCCCAAGGTGGTGGTCTGGGTGCTGGCCGCCGTGCTGGTCGTCCTGCTGGGATGGGTGGCATTGCTCAGTGACGAAGCGGACCGGCTGCAGGCCGAGCGGGACAAGGAGCCCAAGCTGAAGGCCGAATACAGCCAGAAGCTGGCCCAGGCCGTCAACCTGGGCGAGCTGCGCAAGCAGAAGGAGCAGGTGCAGGAGTACGTCACCCAGTTGGAAAAGCAGCTGCCGGGCAAGGCGGAAATGGATGCCCTGCTGTCTGACATCAACCAGGCGGGCATTGGTCGAGGTCTGCAGATCGACCTGTTCAGGCCCGGTCAGGTGGCCGTGAAGGACTACTACGCGGAGCTGCCGATCGCCATCAAGGTGTCTGGCCGCTATCACGACATCGGCGCGTTTGCTGGTGACATCGCCAACCTCTCCCGCATCGTGACTTTGCACGACCTCACCATCGCCCCGCCGGGCAAGGACAAGGACGGCGGCTCGGGCAATCTGGTGATGGAGGCCACGGCCCGCACCTACCGATACCTCGATCCCGCCGAGGTGGCGGAGGTCCGGCGTGCTGCCGAGGCGAAGAAGACCGGCGCGAAGAAGGGCAAGAAATGA
- a CDS encoding pilus assembly protein PilP, with protein MNPRSLIPLCCTMLMLVACSGENDDLRAWMDQQAQAAKPNVTPIAPPRKFEPEPYAGAGGQDPFSSAKLVAGTRLNSASSNALLGAEMNRRKEPLEAYPLDAMTMVGTVVKQGAPHALLRVDGLLHYVKVGDYLGQNFGKITRITETEIDLREIAQDASGEWIERTSTLQLQESGK; from the coding sequence ATGAACCCGCGTTCGCTCATTCCGCTGTGCTGCACCATGCTGATGCTGGTCGCCTGCAGCGGTGAAAACGATGACCTTCGGGCCTGGATGGACCAGCAGGCGCAGGCGGCCAAGCCCAACGTCACGCCGATCGCCCCGCCCCGCAAATTCGAGCCCGAACCCTATGCGGGCGCAGGTGGACAGGACCCGTTCAGCTCGGCGAAGTTGGTGGCCGGGACTCGCCTGAACAGTGCAAGCTCGAACGCACTGCTGGGCGCGGAGATGAATCGCCGCAAGGAACCGCTGGAAGCCTATCCGCTGGACGCCATGACCATGGTGGGTACGGTGGTGAAGCAGGGGGCTCCTCACGCGCTGCTGCGTGTGGACGGGCTGCTTCATTACGTCAAGGTGGGGGACTACCTTGGCCAAAACTTCGGCAAGATCACTCGAATCACCGAAACCGAGATCGATCTGCGCGAGATCGCGCAGGATGCTTCCGGTGAATGGATCGAACGCACCAGCACCCTCCAGCTTCAGGAGTCGGGGAAATGA
- the pilQ gene encoding type IV pilus secretin PilQ, with amino-acid sequence MNNRLEFRKMRGWMAAAVLLCAGTIAPAWAQSQNMIRSVTASQQANGEVVRVELSQPLAAQPSGFVIQAPPRVAVDLPQVGNGLGVGNVEINQGNVRSVSVASTGERTRLVLNLKQTATYQTHVQGNILTIALDAVTPSSASSSSQPVHFANSQNADQLAIRDIDFRRGADGSGRVIVGLASTQVGVDLRQQGQNLVVDFLKSTLPENLRRKLDVSDFGSPVQSITTTQSGDRVRMVVHPTGAWEHSAYQTDNQFVLEVRPVRMDPNKAVQGPGYQGEKLSLNFQNIEVRALLQVIADFTNFNVVTSDTVTGNVTLRLKDVPWDQALDIILQAKGLGMRKSGNVLWIAPKEELATKEQADLEAKKKIADLEPVRTQSFQLNYTKAEEVAKALIGDTSSSGSGSSGKATRILTERGSVLYEARTNQLFVSDIPSKLEEVAMMITKIDIPVRQVLIEARVVEADDTFGRALGVKLGASDLRGVTGGIPGYSVGGSNYVTVGGNYNQIGYQTGQQTTNTAYSNTQFVSLPANTSAFTTSSAASFALSLFSASANRFLNLELSALESEGRGKVVSSPRVITTDQTKAEVEQGVEIPYQQATSSGATSVSFKKASLRLEVTPQITPEGNVILALEVNNDSRGTDTTAGPAINTKHVKTQVLVENGGTVVIGGIFTQQDRDDVNKVPLLGDIPVLGYLFKDRTRYTTRTELLVFITPKIVTDRSATR; translated from the coding sequence ATGAACAACAGGTTGGAGTTTCGCAAGATGCGTGGTTGGATGGCCGCTGCCGTGTTGCTCTGCGCGGGCACGATTGCCCCGGCTTGGGCGCAAAGTCAGAACATGATCCGTTCCGTCACTGCCAGCCAGCAGGCCAATGGCGAGGTGGTCCGGGTTGAACTCAGCCAGCCCCTGGCGGCGCAGCCTTCGGGCTTCGTCATCCAGGCGCCGCCGCGCGTGGCGGTGGATCTGCCTCAGGTCGGCAACGGCCTGGGGGTGGGCAACGTGGAAATCAACCAAGGCAATGTGCGATCGGTCAGTGTGGCCAGCACGGGTGAGCGCACCCGCCTCGTGTTGAACCTCAAGCAGACGGCCACCTATCAGACGCATGTCCAGGGCAACATCCTGACCATCGCCCTGGATGCAGTGACGCCCTCGTCGGCCTCCAGCAGCTCTCAGCCGGTTCATTTCGCGAACAGCCAGAATGCGGACCAGTTGGCCATCCGCGACATCGACTTCCGACGGGGTGCCGATGGTTCGGGGCGTGTGATCGTGGGGCTGGCCAGCACACAGGTTGGCGTGGACCTGCGCCAGCAAGGCCAGAACTTGGTGGTCGACTTCCTGAAGTCGACCCTGCCGGAAAATCTGCGCCGCAAGCTGGACGTGTCCGACTTCGGCTCGCCGGTGCAGAGCATCACGACCACCCAGAGCGGTGACAGGGTGCGGATGGTGGTCCATCCCACCGGTGCCTGGGAGCACAGTGCCTACCAGACCGACAACCAGTTCGTGCTGGAGGTCCGGCCGGTGCGCATGGATCCGAACAAGGCCGTCCAGGGCCCCGGGTACCAGGGCGAGAAGCTGTCGCTGAACTTCCAGAACATCGAAGTGCGCGCCTTGCTGCAGGTGATCGCCGATTTCACCAACTTCAACGTCGTGACCAGCGACACCGTGACCGGCAACGTCACCCTGCGCCTGAAGGATGTGCCCTGGGACCAGGCCCTGGACATCATCCTGCAGGCCAAGGGGCTGGGGATGCGCAAGTCGGGCAATGTGCTGTGGATCGCACCGAAGGAAGAGTTGGCGACCAAGGAGCAAGCCGATCTGGAAGCCAAGAAGAAGATTGCGGATCTGGAGCCTGTGCGCACCCAGTCCTTCCAGCTGAACTACACCAAGGCCGAGGAAGTGGCCAAGGCGCTGATCGGTGACACCTCCTCCTCGGGATCCGGCAGCAGTGGCAAGGCCACCCGCATCCTGACCGAGCGTGGCTCGGTGCTTTACGAAGCCCGCACCAACCAGCTCTTCGTTTCGGACATCCCGTCCAAGCTCGAAGAGGTGGCCATGATGATCACCAAGATCGACATCCCGGTGCGGCAGGTGCTGATCGAGGCCCGCGTGGTGGAGGCCGACGATACGTTCGGACGTGCGTTGGGCGTGAAGCTGGGCGCCAGCGATCTGCGTGGTGTGACTGGCGGCATTCCTGGCTATTCCGTGGGCGGCAGCAACTACGTGACCGTCGGCGGCAACTACAACCAGATCGGCTACCAGACCGGACAGCAGACCACGAACACCGCGTACAGCAACACCCAGTTCGTCAGCCTGCCGGCCAACACCAGTGCGTTCACCACTTCTTCGGCGGCTTCGTTTGCCCTGTCGCTCTTCAGCGCCTCGGCCAACCGCTTCCTGAACCTGGAACTCTCCGCGCTGGAGTCCGAAGGCCGCGGCAAGGTGGTGTCCAGTCCGCGGGTGATCACCACGGACCAGACCAAGGCCGAGGTGGAGCAAGGCGTGGAGATTCCCTACCAGCAGGCCACCTCCAGCGGTGCCACTTCGGTGAGCTTCAAGAAGGCCAGCCTGCGGCTGGAGGTCACGCCCCAGATCACGCCTGAAGGCAATGTGATCCTGGCGCTGGAAGTCAACAACGACAGCCGCGGCACCGACACCACGGCCGGTCCGGCCATCAACACCAAGCATGTGAAGACGCAGGTGCTGGTGGAAAACGGCGGCACCGTGGTCATCGGGGGTATCTTCACGCAGCAGGACCGGGACGACGTGAACAAGGTGCCCCTGCTGGGAGACATCCCGGTGCTGGGTTATCTGTTCAAGGACCGCACGCGCTACACCACCCGCACCGAGCTGCTGGTGTTCATCACGCCCAAGATCGTGACCGACCGGTCCGCCACCCGTTGA
- a CDS encoding shikimate kinase: protein MPGSGKSTVGRQLARLLGWQLLDSDAEIERELGHSIRSHFEQYGEDSFRALEEAMIAKLAALPGVVLATGGGAILRESNRQALRGPGNTVVYLRASVDDLVRRLRHDTQRPLLQDVDPAVRLRQLFAQRDPLYRAVADHVVDTGRSSVSAIAHLLAMQLELGAPAAAASDQNLHPGDATDSA from the coding sequence ATGCCTGGCAGTGGCAAGTCCACTGTCGGGCGTCAGCTGGCCCGGCTCTTGGGCTGGCAGCTGCTGGATTCGGATGCTGAGATCGAGCGGGAACTCGGGCACAGCATCCGGTCCCACTTCGAGCAGTACGGTGAGGACAGCTTCAGGGCCCTCGAAGAGGCCATGATCGCCAAGTTGGCCGCTCTGCCCGGGGTTGTCCTGGCCACAGGCGGCGGTGCCATCCTCCGCGAGAGCAATCGGCAGGCCTTGAGGGGGCCCGGCAACACGGTCGTGTACTTGCGCGCCAGCGTGGATGACCTCGTGCGTCGCCTGCGGCACGACACCCAGCGTCCGCTTCTGCAGGACGTGGACCCCGCGGTTCGCCTCCGTCAACTGTTCGCGCAACGCGATCCGCTTTACCGTGCGGTGGCCGACCATGTGGTGGATACCGGGCGCAGTTCCGTGTCTGCCATTGCCCATCTGCTGGCCATGCAGCTGGAGTTGGGAGCACCGGCCGCAGCGGCTTCTGACCAGAATCTCCATCCGGGCGACGCCACCGACTCCGCTTAA